From a region of the Flavobacterium branchiarum genome:
- a CDS encoding ISAon1 family transposase N-terminal region protein, producing the protein MDLELAIYFLPQGILDYFDIVSHKLENEVIHFYLEEKNVLPQEYKTELAKSKGFLPEITVEDFPLRGKSVLLHIKRRRWTLIKSNEIIKRDWEIVAKGTRITAEFASFLKGIIG; encoded by the coding sequence TTGGATTTAGAATTAGCTATATATTTTTTACCTCAAGGAATACTAGATTATTTTGATATAGTTTCGCATAAACTAGAAAATGAAGTGATCCATTTTTATCTTGAAGAAAAAAATGTCCTTCCTCAAGAATACAAAACAGAATTAGCCAAATCGAAAGGTTTTCTACCAGAAATTACAGTTGAAGACTTTCCTCTTAGAGGTAAATCAGTATTGCTACATATAAAAAGAAGAAGATGGACATTGATTAAATCCAATGAAATAATTAAACGAGATTGGGAAATTGTTGCCAAAGGAACACGAATTACAGCTGAATTCGCGTCTTTTTTAAAAGGTATCATTGGATAA